Proteins found in one Drosophila innubila isolate TH190305 chromosome X, UK_Dinn_1.0, whole genome shotgun sequence genomic segment:
- the LOC117785890 gene encoding allantoinase, whose product MDLLFLSRRIFLGDGSQETPLHGGIVVDTEGIIRRVLRTPQEVNTYLYNTESEAVYDFGDLLLMPGLIDANVHINEPGRKDWEGFATATKAAAAGGITTIIDRPTNATPTTVNVQALKAKTSIARGKIYVDVGFWGGLVPGNKDQLVPLLAAGVMGLQCTLCGSAPPVGEEFAAVNEAQLMEALKQLTDAAETEAVIAFHAELPLEEQVQQKDSSESSESSTKTYASFLSTRPASMEVSAMQLICEVAVKHPQRRFHVMNLSSAETLPVLQQCQQHGAQLTAETCPHYLSLCAEQVPDCGTEFKTWPPIRERNNQAALWQALLCPKGSLQLIASDHSAATPGARCLTYGRGRGNFMNAWPGISSLQLSLPIVWTRGMQLQQPLSLSDVHRLMCWQPAQLCGLSSFKGRIAEGYDADFCIWSPTEEFTVSVEDLHAANKSATPYAGQRLCGVVHATVVRGLHVYQQFEGFGQPLGKILLRKSSHKVVKFVRL is encoded by the exons ATGGATTTACTTTTTCTTAGCCGACGTATTTTTTTGGGAGATGGCAGCCAAGAGACGCCCCTCCATGGAGGCATCGTTGTGGACACCGAGGGCATCATTAGACGTG TGCTTCGGACACCACAGGAGGTGAACACATATCTATATAACACCGAATCGGAGGCTGTCTATGACTTTGGGGATCTGTTGCTGATGCCGGGACTGATTGATGCGAATGTGCACATTAATGAGCCGGGACGCAAAGACTGGGAGGGATTTGCAACAGCGACAAAAGCGGCAGCTGCCGGAGGCATTACAACGATTATTGATCGACCAAC caatgccacgcccaccacgGTGAACGTGCAGGCGCTGAAGGCAAAGACTTCAATAGCGCGAGGCAAGATCTATGTGGACGTGGGCTTCTGGGGTGGCCTTGTGCCCGGCAACAAGGATCAGCTGGTGCCGCTACTCGCTGCCGGCGTCATGGGACTACAGTGCACACTCTGTGGCAGCGCTCCGCCTGTCGGTGAGGAGTTTGCGGCTGTCAACGAGGCACAGTTGATGGAGGCACTCAAGCAGCTGACAGATGCGGCTGAAACGGAAGCGGTTATAGCG TTCCATGCGGAGCTGCCGCTTGAGGAGCAAGTGCAGCAGAAAGATTCCTCCGAATCCAGCGAATCCTCAACCAAAACCTATGCGAGTTTCCTGAGCACGCGTCCCGCCTCCATGGAAGTTTCAGCGATGCAGCTGATCTGTGAGGTGGCGGTGAAGCATCCACAGCGTCGCTTCCACGTAATGAATCTCAGCTCGGCGGAGACGTTGCCTGTGTTGCAGCAATGCCAGCAACATGGGGCACAGCTAACAGCGGAGACGTGTCCACATTATCTATCACTTTGTGCGGAACAGGTGCCCGATTGTGGCACGGAGTTCAAGACCTGGCCACCGATCCGTGAGCGCAACAATCAGGCGGCCTTGTGGCAGGCATTGTTGTGCCCCAAGGGATCGTTGCAGCTGATCGCCAGCGATCATTCGGCGGCAACGCCCGGGGCACGTTGTCTGACCTATGGACGAGGACGTGGCAATTTCATGAATGCCTGGCCGGGCATCAGTTCGTTGCAACTGAGTCTGCCCATTGTATGGACACGTGgcatgcaactgcagcagccaCTCAGCCTATCGGATGTGCATCGTTTAATGTGCTGGCAGCCGGCTCAACTCTGCGGCCTCTCCAGCTTCAAGGGACGCATTGCCGAGGGCTACGATGCCGATTTTTGCATCTGGAGTCCAACTGAAGAGTTCACCGTGTCCGTCGAGGATTTGCATGCGGCTAACAAATCCGCTACACCCTATGCGGGTCAGCGGCTGTGCGGTGTGGTGCATGCAACAGTGGTGCGTGGCCTGCATGTCTATCAACAGTTCGAGGGATTCGGCCAGCCGCTGGGCAAGATTCTCCTGCGCAAGAGCAGCCATAAG